One part of the Carassius gibelio isolate Cgi1373 ecotype wild population from Czech Republic chromosome B6, carGib1.2-hapl.c, whole genome shotgun sequence genome encodes these proteins:
- the parp3 gene encoding protein mono-ADP-ribosyltransferase PARP3 isoform X1, with amino-acid sequence MTLNLPNVIINYEERGKRMAPKRRATSSTKAGGKKVKEEPEAPPKDKFTSVKEALKATVPQVKGTRNPDSFCHLPNSEVHEDYDCMLNQTNIGNNNNKFYVIQVLLSGGKYYCWTRWGRVGESGQNNLAGPSTADAAIKNFEKKFKDKTKNNWIDRENFVSYSGKYTLIEVDGDQDAEVKVDTVDGGDVKVKTEQHVLPCTLDEATQRLIRFIFNNDMFKEAMTSMNLDIKKMPLGKLSKQQIAKGFEALEQIEAAIKNGERNKLEELTNKFFTIIPHNFGRNRPPIISDDSILQGKKEMLLVLADIEVAQSLKAESEKAKEEMKDTVPHPFDQNYQSLKCKLSLMDKKSKEFKIIEKYLNATGRTGLTLVDVWEVDRDAEAERFRENDALENRKLLWHGTNVAVVAAILKSGLRIMPHSGGRVGRGIYFASENIKSAGYVCPSNNIGIMFLNEVALGKEYTITEDDCSLRKAPAGYDSVVARGNQEPDPSKDVFIELDGKKVAVPQGKAIKQQQYQDSSFFNSEYLIYKESQCRIRYLLELKFGY; translated from the exons ATGACACTAAACTTACCAAATGTTATAATTAATTATGAAGAGAGAGGAAAGAGGATGGCACCTAAGAGAAGGGCAACATCAAGCACCAAAGCTGGAGGGAAGAAGGTGAAGGAGGAGCCTGAAGCTCCACCGAAGGACAAGTTCACCTCTGTCAAAGAGGCTCTGAAGGCAACAGTGCCCCAGGTGAAGGGCACGAGGAACCCAGACAGCTTCTGTCATCTACCAAATTCTGAG GTTCATGAAGATTACGACTGTATGCTAAACCAAACCAACAttggaaacaacaacaacaaattctaTGTAATCCAAGTCTTATTGTCTGGAGGAAAGTATTATTGTTGGACAAGATGGGGCAGAGTG GGAGAGTCAGGCCAGAACAATTTAGCCGGTCCATCTACCGCTGATGCAGCTATTAAGAATTTTGAAAAGAAATTCAAAGATAAGACCAAGAATAACTGGATCGATCGTGAAAACTTTGTCTCGTATTCTGGAAAATATACGTTGATAGAGGTAGATGGGGACCAGGATGCAGAAGTGAAG GTGGACACTGTAGACGGTGGAGATGTGAAGGTGAAAACGGAACAACATGTTCTGCCTTGTACATTGGATGAGGCAACTCAAAGACTCATCCGATTTATCTTCAACAATGACATGTTCAAAGAAGCCATGACCAGCATGAACCTGG ATATTAAGAAGATGCCCTTGGGGAAACTCAGCAAGCAGCAGATAGCCAAAGGCTTTGAGGCTTTGGAGCAGATTGAAGCTGCAATAAAGAATGGGGAACGGAACAAGTTAGAAGAACTCACCAACAAATTCTTCACCATAATTCCTCATAACTTTGGCCGCAACAGACCACCTATCATCTCTGATGATTCTATCCTTCAGGGCAAGAAGGAGATGCTTTTG GTTCTTGCAGACATTGAGGTTGCCCAGAGTCTTAAAGCTGAATCCGAGAAAGCCAAAGAAGAGATGAAGGACACAGTGCCACATCCATTTGACCAAAATTACCAGTCTCTTAAATGCAAGCTAAGCCTAATGGATAAGAAGTCAAAGGAATTCAAG ATTATCGAGAAGTACTTGAATGCCACGGGAAGAACAGGACTCACATTGGTGGATGTCTGGGAAGTCGACAGAGATGCAGAG GCTGAGCGCTTCAGGGAAAATGATGCATTGGAGAACAGGAAGCTGCTTTGGCATGGAACAAACGTGGCAGTGGTCGCAGCCATTCTGAAGAGCGGCCTTCGCATTATGCCCCATTCTGGTGGACGTGTGGGCAGGGGAATCTATTTTGCCTCTGAAAACATCAAATCTGCTGGCTATG TGTGTCCATCCAACAACATTGGCATCATGTTTCTAAATGAAGTTGCTTTGGGAAAAGAGTACACCATCACGGAGGATGATTGCAGCCTAAGGAAGGCTCCTGCTGGCTATGACAGCGTAGTTGCACGTGGGAACCAAGAACcag atCCCTCAAAAGATGTCTTCATTGAGTTGGATGGTAAAAAGGTGGCGGTTCCTCAGGGAAAAGCCATAAAGCAACAGCAGTACCAAGACAGTTCCTTCTTCAACAGTGAGTACCTCATCTATAAGGAAAGCCAGTGTCGCATCCGATACCTCCTGGAATTGAAGTTTGGTTATTAG
- the parp3 gene encoding protein mono-ADP-ribosyltransferase PARP3 isoform X2, which translates to MAPKRRATSSTKAGGKKVKEEPEAPPKDKFTSVKEALKATVPQVKGTRNPDSFCHLPNSEVHEDYDCMLNQTNIGNNNNKFYVIQVLLSGGKYYCWTRWGRVGESGQNNLAGPSTADAAIKNFEKKFKDKTKNNWIDRENFVSYSGKYTLIEVDGDQDAEVKVDTVDGGDVKVKTEQHVLPCTLDEATQRLIRFIFNNDMFKEAMTSMNLDIKKMPLGKLSKQQIAKGFEALEQIEAAIKNGERNKLEELTNKFFTIIPHNFGRNRPPIISDDSILQGKKEMLLVLADIEVAQSLKAESEKAKEEMKDTVPHPFDQNYQSLKCKLSLMDKKSKEFKIIEKYLNATGRTGLTLVDVWEVDRDAEAERFRENDALENRKLLWHGTNVAVVAAILKSGLRIMPHSGGRVGRGIYFASENIKSAGYVCPSNNIGIMFLNEVALGKEYTITEDDCSLRKAPAGYDSVVARGNQEPDPSKDVFIELDGKKVAVPQGKAIKQQQYQDSSFFNSEYLIYKESQCRIRYLLELKFGY; encoded by the exons ATGGCACCTAAGAGAAGGGCAACATCAAGCACCAAAGCTGGAGGGAAGAAGGTGAAGGAGGAGCCTGAAGCTCCACCGAAGGACAAGTTCACCTCTGTCAAAGAGGCTCTGAAGGCAACAGTGCCCCAGGTGAAGGGCACGAGGAACCCAGACAGCTTCTGTCATCTACCAAATTCTGAG GTTCATGAAGATTACGACTGTATGCTAAACCAAACCAACAttggaaacaacaacaacaaattctaTGTAATCCAAGTCTTATTGTCTGGAGGAAAGTATTATTGTTGGACAAGATGGGGCAGAGTG GGAGAGTCAGGCCAGAACAATTTAGCCGGTCCATCTACCGCTGATGCAGCTATTAAGAATTTTGAAAAGAAATTCAAAGATAAGACCAAGAATAACTGGATCGATCGTGAAAACTTTGTCTCGTATTCTGGAAAATATACGTTGATAGAGGTAGATGGGGACCAGGATGCAGAAGTGAAG GTGGACACTGTAGACGGTGGAGATGTGAAGGTGAAAACGGAACAACATGTTCTGCCTTGTACATTGGATGAGGCAACTCAAAGACTCATCCGATTTATCTTCAACAATGACATGTTCAAAGAAGCCATGACCAGCATGAACCTGG ATATTAAGAAGATGCCCTTGGGGAAACTCAGCAAGCAGCAGATAGCCAAAGGCTTTGAGGCTTTGGAGCAGATTGAAGCTGCAATAAAGAATGGGGAACGGAACAAGTTAGAAGAACTCACCAACAAATTCTTCACCATAATTCCTCATAACTTTGGCCGCAACAGACCACCTATCATCTCTGATGATTCTATCCTTCAGGGCAAGAAGGAGATGCTTTTG GTTCTTGCAGACATTGAGGTTGCCCAGAGTCTTAAAGCTGAATCCGAGAAAGCCAAAGAAGAGATGAAGGACACAGTGCCACATCCATTTGACCAAAATTACCAGTCTCTTAAATGCAAGCTAAGCCTAATGGATAAGAAGTCAAAGGAATTCAAG ATTATCGAGAAGTACTTGAATGCCACGGGAAGAACAGGACTCACATTGGTGGATGTCTGGGAAGTCGACAGAGATGCAGAG GCTGAGCGCTTCAGGGAAAATGATGCATTGGAGAACAGGAAGCTGCTTTGGCATGGAACAAACGTGGCAGTGGTCGCAGCCATTCTGAAGAGCGGCCTTCGCATTATGCCCCATTCTGGTGGACGTGTGGGCAGGGGAATCTATTTTGCCTCTGAAAACATCAAATCTGCTGGCTATG TGTGTCCATCCAACAACATTGGCATCATGTTTCTAAATGAAGTTGCTTTGGGAAAAGAGTACACCATCACGGAGGATGATTGCAGCCTAAGGAAGGCTCCTGCTGGCTATGACAGCGTAGTTGCACGTGGGAACCAAGAACcag atCCCTCAAAAGATGTCTTCATTGAGTTGGATGGTAAAAAGGTGGCGGTTCCTCAGGGAAAAGCCATAAAGCAACAGCAGTACCAAGACAGTTCCTTCTTCAACAGTGAGTACCTCATCTATAAGGAAAGCCAGTGTCGCATCCGATACCTCCTGGAATTGAAGTTTGGTTATTAG